Proteins encoded together in one Shewanella acanthi window:
- a CDS encoding efflux RND transporter permease subunit — MARFFIDRPIFAWVIALIIMLAGVLSIRTLPVSQYPMIAPPTVVISANYPGASAKIVEDSVTQVIEQRMKGIDHLRYISSTSDSFGNASITLTFNAEADPDIAQVQVQNKLQGAMTLLPQEVQSQGVNVNKSSSGFLMVIGFVSTDGSLDKGDIADYVGANVQDPMSRVPGVGEIQVFGAQYAMRIWLDPLKLTQYNLTSIDVVTAIKAQNAQVSAGQLGGTPSIQGQELNATVSAQSRLQTPEEFRKIILKSDTSGAKVLLSDVARVELGSESYAIESFYNGKAASGIAIKLATGANALETAELVRAKIEELRPYFPQGLDVVYPYDTTPFVEKSIEGVVHTLIEAIVLVFLIMYLFLQNFRATLIPTIAVPVVLLGTFAILSAIGFSINTLTMFAMVLAIGLLVDDAIVVVENVERVMAEEGLSPLEATRKSMDQITGALVGIGLTLSAVFVPMAFMSGSTGVIYRQFSVTIVSAMALSVLVALILTPALCATMLKPLKKGHGHIETGFFGWFNRNFDRLTQRYESSVASIIKRSFRVMMIYVALVVAVGFLFMRMPTAFLPDEDQGILFTQAILPTNSTQESTMKVLDKVSDHFLAEEGVNSVFSVAGFSFAGQGQNMGIAFVGLKDWSLREAPGMDVQSIAGRAMGAFSQLKEAFVFAFVPPAVIELGTANGFDMYLQDKNGQGHAKLLEARNQLLGMAAQNPSLVGVRPNGQEDAPMYQLHIDHAKLSALGIEIANVNSVLATAWGGSYVNDFIDRGRVKKVYVQGDAQYRMQPEDLDTWYVRNNNGDMVPFSAFATGAWEYGSPRLERFNGLSAMNIQGATAPGFSTGAAMDTLQEMVEQLPPGFGIEWNGLSYEERLSGNQAPALYALSILVVFLVLAALYESWSVPFAVILVVPLGIIGALLAMGARDLSNDVFFQVGLLTTVGLATKNAILIVEFAKEYYEKGSGLVEATLHAVRVRLRPILMTSLAFGLGVVPLAISTGVGSGSQNAIGTGVLGGMMSSTFLGIFFVPLFFVIVERIFSKREKSGEVQKPTSAE, encoded by the coding sequence ATGGCACGTTTTTTTATTGATCGCCCCATCTTTGCGTGGGTGATCGCCTTAATTATTATGTTGGCGGGGGTGCTTTCTATTCGCACCCTGCCAGTATCACAATACCCGATGATTGCGCCGCCAACCGTGGTGATCAGTGCTAACTATCCGGGAGCATCGGCTAAGATCGTTGAAGACTCGGTTACCCAGGTCATTGAACAGCGCATGAAGGGGATTGACCACCTGCGTTATATCTCTTCAACCTCTGACAGCTTTGGTAACGCGTCTATTACGCTGACCTTTAACGCCGAAGCCGATCCGGATATCGCCCAGGTTCAGGTACAAAACAAGTTACAGGGTGCAATGACGTTATTGCCGCAAGAGGTTCAATCTCAAGGGGTTAACGTTAACAAATCGAGTTCGGGCTTCTTGATGGTCATCGGTTTCGTCTCGACCGACGGCAGCTTAGATAAGGGCGATATCGCTGATTATGTAGGCGCTAACGTTCAAGACCCCATGAGCCGTGTGCCGGGTGTGGGTGAGATCCAAGTATTCGGTGCTCAATATGCGATGCGTATATGGTTAGATCCGTTAAAGCTGACCCAATACAACTTAACCAGCATTGATGTCGTTACTGCGATTAAAGCGCAAAACGCGCAGGTCTCTGCCGGTCAGTTAGGTGGTACGCCTTCCATCCAAGGTCAGGAACTCAACGCGACAGTTTCGGCGCAGAGCCGTCTGCAAACACCGGAAGAATTCCGTAAGATTATCCTTAAATCTGATACGTCGGGTGCCAAGGTGCTACTGAGCGATGTGGCTCGTGTCGAACTGGGCTCCGAAAGCTATGCCATTGAATCTTTCTACAATGGTAAAGCTGCTTCGGGTATTGCCATTAAGTTAGCGACAGGTGCCAATGCGCTGGAAACCGCTGAATTAGTGCGTGCCAAAATTGAAGAGTTACGACCTTACTTCCCGCAGGGTCTCGATGTCGTTTACCCATACGACACCACACCATTTGTCGAAAAATCGATTGAGGGTGTAGTGCATACGCTGATTGAAGCGATCGTACTGGTATTCCTTATCATGTATCTCTTCTTGCAGAACTTCCGTGCGACATTGATTCCAACTATCGCTGTGCCTGTAGTGTTACTCGGTACATTTGCGATTCTGTCAGCGATTGGGTTCTCGATTAACACTCTTACTATGTTTGCTATGGTGCTTGCCATCGGTCTATTGGTGGACGACGCGATCGTGGTGGTTGAGAACGTTGAGCGGGTAATGGCTGAGGAGGGGTTAAGTCCACTCGAAGCAACCCGTAAATCAATGGATCAAATCACTGGCGCGCTGGTGGGTATCGGTTTGACCCTGTCTGCTGTATTCGTCCCTATGGCATTTATGTCGGGGTCTACTGGGGTTATCTATCGTCAGTTCTCGGTCACCATCGTATCGGCTATGGCGCTGTCAGTATTGGTTGCGTTGATCCTAACGCCCGCCCTGTGTGCGACTATGCTAAAGCCGCTGAAAAAAGGTCATGGCCATATTGAGACAGGCTTTTTCGGATGGTTTAACCGTAATTTTGACCGTTTGACTCAGCGTTATGAATCCTCTGTTGCTAGCATCATCAAACGTAGCTTTAGGGTGATGATGATTTATGTTGCGCTGGTGGTGGCCGTAGGCTTCTTGTTCATGCGTATGCCGACGGCATTCTTACCCGACGAAGACCAAGGTATTTTATTTACCCAAGCTATTTTGCCGACTAACTCTACCCAAGAAAGTACCATGAAGGTATTAGATAAGGTCTCTGATCATTTCTTGGCTGAAGAAGGGGTTAACTCGGTATTTAGCGTGGCGGGTTTCAGTTTTGCCGGTCAAGGCCAGAACATGGGTATTGCCTTCGTGGGTCTTAAGGATTGGTCATTACGTGAAGCGCCGGGTATGGATGTGCAATCCATCGCGGGCCGTGCAATGGGTGCCTTTAGCCAACTGAAAGAAGCTTTCGTATTTGCCTTCGTACCACCTGCGGTAATCGAGTTAGGCACTGCTAACGGTTTTGACATGTACCTGCAGGATAAAAACGGTCAAGGTCATGCCAAACTGTTAGAAGCACGTAACCAACTGTTGGGAATGGCAGCGCAAAATCCAAGCTTAGTGGGCGTGCGCCCTAACGGCCAAGAAGATGCGCCTATGTACCAACTGCATATCGATCACGCAAAACTAAGTGCCCTTGGCATTGAAATCGCGAACGTGAACAGTGTGTTGGCTACGGCGTGGGGTGGGTCCTACGTGAACGACTTTATCGACCGAGGCCGGGTGAAGAAAGTGTACGTGCAGGGTGATGCCCAGTACCGTATGCAGCCTGAAGACTTAGACACTTGGTATGTTCGTAACAACAATGGCGACATGGTGCCGTTCTCCGCCTTTGCAACCGGTGCTTGGGAATATGGTTCACCGCGTTTAGAGCGTTTTAATGGTCTTTCGGCGATGAACATCCAAGGTGCGACTGCGCCAGGTTTTAGTACCGGTGCGGCGATGGATACCCTGCAGGAGATGGTGGAGCAATTACCGCCTGGTTTTGGTATCGAATGGAACGGTCTGTCGTACGAAGAGCGTCTGTCGGGTAACCAAGCACCCGCACTCTATGCGCTATCGATTCTGGTAGTATTCCTCGTGTTGGCGGCATTGTACGAAAGTTGGTCTGTTCCCTTCGCGGTTATCCTAGTCGTACCGCTGGGTATTATCGGTGCCTTGCTTGCTATGGGTGCGCGCGATCTGTCAAATGACGTGTTCTTCCAAGTTGGTCTGCTCACCACGGTAGGCTTGGCGACTAAGAACGCCATCTTGATTGTGGAATTCGCCAAGGAATACTACGAGAAAGGTTCAGGCTTGGTTGAAGCGACACTGCATGCAGTCCGTGTGCGTTTGCGTCCAATTCTGATGACCTCACTCGCCTTCGGTCTAGGTGTTGTGCCGTTGGCGATCAGCACCGGTGTTGGCTCTGGTAGCCAAAACGCCATCGGTACTGGGGTTCTGGGCGGTATGATGAGCTCGACCTTCCTCGGTATCTTCTTTGTGCCGCTGTTCTTCGTGATTGTTGAGCGTATTTTCAGTAAGCGCGAGAAATCCGGTGAAGTGCAAAAACCTACCTCAGCCGAATAA